The sequence below is a genomic window from Gossypium hirsutum isolate 1008001.06 chromosome A11, Gossypium_hirsutum_v2.1, whole genome shotgun sequence.
CATGAGTTATGGCACTTGACTcaaaaagtgagagggtttgggcaaaaaataagACCAATTTTTTGCTTTTTACTGTTTTCAatgtttttgttgttattttgtcACTGTTTTGGTGTCGTTTCGTTATTATATTGTTAGTATTTTGCTGttttgtttagatattgtataactgctgttttattattttattatttagtatatttgatgtattatattttttaaatttgtttttatataaaaataataatataaaaaaattaataaggcaGACTGGGTTCAAGTTTTAGCATTTTATCCGAGTTGAGTTTAGGTAAATTTTAAGCTTCAGTCCGAAtttagaaaatgggcctaaaattctaTTAATGCCCAATCCAACCCATGATCACTCTAGATCGAACCCTACCAAATGCATGATGCTCATGATCACTCTAGATCGAACCCTACCAAAAACATGATGCTCACATTCTCTTGGTAATTTGATTTGACGAGACTCTTTTACTCTATAAACCCCACTTGTAACACTTATCCTCTCAACAAAGTTAGTAAACAAAAATCCGGCGCGCCTCAATATGAGTACCAACTCGTAAAAGGGTTCATTAGCCCAACAGCATATTTAGATGAAAGTTGGATACGTTCCATAttggttaaattatgattttggttCTTCACTATGCTAAAATTTGAGAATTAGttcctatattttaatttgacatgcttttatcccttttttttttaattttattaacccAGATAGTTAAGAAGTTAATTATTCAAGTTAAATGTTGAAGTTGatttttctataataaaaaatctatttcaacttatcatggtgacattggtttaaaattttcattgcaatagtaattttaagaaaaattcacaatattttaaatcataattCTTCTCAAATTATAGTTAATGATGTTAACTTTCTATATAACTAAtgatattaaaaaaagtaaagagaccaaattatattaaattaaaatgcaaAAATCTCAAATTATCATACAAAGAAGGACCAAAACCATAATTCTTCTCATCTTGGACCCTATGGCCTAGGGACCAGAAGCTCCTTGGTCTTTTTTTAACACATGTTTTTAGGGGGACTATATAATGGTGTcaacttatttaaaatttaatcgatAAAAAAGTAATTGGTTAGATTGAtaagtttatataaaatttggaaatgtctaaaatgagatttaaaatttaatcgaTAAAAAAATAATTGGTTAGATTgataagtttatatataatttggaaatgtctaaaatgtgattttattatAGTAGAATCCCATGGGACCCTTTGATCAAGCCACCTTAGAAACTTTAAACTCTAAATCAATGGCTatgattaaaagtttaaaatgagAAAACTGCAGCCTTTTAATCAAGccacatattttttttctttggagattaatttttatttatttatttattgttgaaattgattgaattggttaaaaaaataaattcacgttttttaattcaaatcctatttaacatgttttttttctcatttttttattttaactataatttaaaaatatttcacagAAGCTCAAtataatagaatatttaaaaaGACACCATGGTAGCATGATACCAAAGAATGATTTTATTCCCATAATATCTGCAATTTTTTGGttcaatttttatttactttaggtATTGTAAGAGATATTCAAAAGATTTGACTTTGGAATTTTAGCCATttataattttcccttttcctaaATTCTGATTTTTTTTGGTACTAAAAGAAGATTTTGTGGGATTAAACAAAGTATAAAAGTtaagtaataataattataattatttaaggtAGCTTACAATGTGGAGGAGAAATTGAGTTAGCTCCCATGTTCCCAACGGTACGTTGGCTTTTGGCATCtccttatttaattaaattatcacTTTACAGAAATAAAGGAGAGGATTCCTTACAAGTTGTTGTTACCTGTTAGTCTTCAGAAAGaccaacaaaatttcaaaaataccattTCCTTCCATAATTAGGTGTGATAAGTTTTTGAATCCTTCTTTATAATTTgagtagattttttttatattaaattttaaaaaattagatttattttaataaaataaattttattttatggcttttgaatattattttgtagaattttaaaattctatccataaatatttctaaattgacaataaattttcaagtaaataaattaatccGTAATTTCTATATGGaattttttgagaaataaattttatagctattttaagttattttcgttattttaaatataaaatatttatttttatattgtaaaaaataaaattacttataaattaaagaGTTAATTGCACCATACATCATACATCTCCAAACTATGACCTTTAAGTAAATTGGTCCTCAAACTTTAAAACGTTCTAATTACAATCCCAAACTATTAATGATATATCAATCAAGTCCTTTCGTTATTAAAACCGTTTATTTGACCATTAAATGACATGTAGAATCTCATGtagctaaatttaaaatgaaaattttaaagaaataaaccaTTGTcacataacttttaaaagtaaaaactaaaaataaaataaaactgaaaaaagtgaaaaataattttttttgtaaaagtttcaaaaatatcaaaactaagatttttaaaacATCTATTTTTACGATAttcattttttcttaaaattttcattttaaattatatcacataAGAACTGATATGTtatttaacagttaaattaactattttagtAACAAAAGGACCTAATCTATATAACTTTATAGTTTAGGAATGTAATTAGAATGATTTAAAGTTTAAAGATCAATTCATAATTTGGGGATGTTTGAGGCAATTAactctaaattaaataaaaaatagaacttGATTCATTACATTAAGTaccgttttttttaaatttgcattCCATAAACTATCAAAACATTTTGATTTAGATTAAttctcaatttttcaattttcttcatttaaaaatatcgataattatataaaatttgagaaTAATTAAACCGATAAAAAATCAGTTCAATTAATACAAAAAATCAATGTAAGACAATTGAGAATAaggaaagaaaatatataaatgataattCAAGTATATAATTGTATGAATCATACAAGGTTTAGGCTTGGATTCATAGCCAACCATTTACAAAGCTTTTTAATTtcccagaaaagaaaagatggaaaAGGACAAATAACAAGTAGGCAGATACCCTTCATGACACCACCTATTTTCCACTCTTCCGATGTGGGATTGAAATAGATAATTGCATCCCGCACTCATTTTCCTGAAAACGAAATACACGAAAAACAATATCAGCACACCGAggtaaagtttttttttagatgagaattaaattatatattttgataagaattaaaatgtaattgtattattacattaatatttataattttttaaaagaattaaattaaaatatataattaattatttattaacttataattttataaaatttaaaagtaaaaaaatggtatttattcattttagggTAGCCTTAGCGACTGCCCGCCCTCCCTTAATGCTGTTTTGTCAATAACACGATTCGAATCCAAAAATTTCACCAACGGaaacaaaaataacaaacaaaaaaagATTCAACATACGGTTTGATTGTTTGCAATGAAGAACCGCTTCGTAAATCGAGTTTTCGGCATCAAATGACTTTCGCCACTCATTATATACAACACTCACTCCAACAACGGTTTCGACTTTTTTACTTGTGTTGAACCTTCTAATTCTTCTACATAACGTTATAAGAAAACCCAAGTACTTCAAAAACATTCTCTTGGACAATCTTATTCGATACTTCCTCAAACAAACAAGGCAATTCGGTTTACTATCTGGAATCATTTCATGTTGAACTGATCTTTCCCCTGTCGGAGATGATCCGGAAACCTCTTTGTATGCTTCCATTTTCAAAGGGTTAACAAAGAACGGCGCAATATAACCATTGGAAAAGAGGTCATCGGCATGAACAAGGGCGAGAGCTGAAGAAGGAGGTTGTGGGATCGGAAAATCGAACATAAAATCTTGAGGATTCGAAAAGAATCTCTTAGAAGGTGGCATTGTTGGGTCCATTTCAATGAAAGAAGCTGTTTCATCACATGATGCACTATCAAATGAAGCTCTATCTAAACTATCTAATGAAGGTCTTAGGTTAACTAACCAACTATATGAAAAGCTTTCGATGGAGATGATGGGTTGAGCAGTTTCCATGGCTTCTTACACTCTATTAAATGATGCAAGAAAACCAGAACAAAAAATGATATGGAGTTTTGTATTGTAAGGGAAAAAGCACAACAAtgtgaccaacaacaaaaggtcacatcttaatatatatgtatatatatacacatttataaatataatgtCTTCACCCCTAataattaaaaagagaaaaggtGAGGCCCCCATCAGCATTCATGCTGCATTGTTGCATCAATCCTTTTATTCCACACTTcctttttaggttaaattttgcttttagtccttgtactatacataagttttaatttgatcaatttttatCCTTGGACTTTTcgaattggtcaattttaattctaatttaaatAGTAGCAGTTAAATacatttggttaaattatgttcTTAGACTTGTACTATACATAAAGTTCTAGATTTAATCCACgtttttcaatttgatcattcttagttcttatatttttcaaaatttaaaattttagtattcaCACAAACGATACACGTTAAGTTCATTTATTGATTCTTTTATGAGTAATATGTGGTAACAGCAAACTGAAATGACATTAAACATGTCATAATATGTTTTCCGCCTAAGATTTTAGAAATATCATAACTTAACTATTTggtcaatattaaaattttaaaattaaaaaaaaactaaataaaagtcTAAGGAACACATGCATAACTTACTCATAGTATAAGGACTAACAACAGAATTTAACCCTTCTTTTAACTTAGTAAAATTATATTGCAATAAAAGCCAAGGGTCttcattatttataaaattctaCCAAAACAACTGATCAATTCTTATGTCATTAGTCAAAATTGTTGATTTCACACAGCATGCTTTTGTTTAATTATCGGATGGTCACAAATTTTTgtctttaaataatatatttaattgagATTAGCACCGCCAATTTTGAAAGGATGGCTGTATCACCGGTTTGATGCTTACATCCTAACTGCTCAATTGTTAATGACTCATGGTCCAACTTAAAAGGATAAAATGCCTTTTCTATAccacaaaattaaataaaagaaactatgGATGGTCACAATTTGTATGTTGGAAGCTTCTCtgcatttttcttaatttaaaatgtttgttttct
It includes:
- the LOC107923662 gene encoding probable membrane-associated kinase regulator 6 produces the protein METAQPIISIESFSYSWLVNLRPSLDSLDRASFDSASCDETASFIEMDPTMPPSKRFFSNPQDFMFDFPIPQPPSSALALVHADDLFSNGYIAPFFVNPLKMEAYKEVSGSSPTGERSVQHEMIPDSKPNCLVCLRKYRIRLSKRMFLKYLGFLITLCRRIRRFNTSKKVETVVGVSVVYNEWRKSFDAENSIYEAVLHCKQSNRK